A window of Macrotis lagotis isolate mMagLag1 chromosome X, bilby.v1.9.chrom.fasta, whole genome shotgun sequence contains these coding sequences:
- the RPL10 gene encoding large ribosomal subunit protein uL16, translating to MGRRPARCYRYCKNKPYPKSRFCRGVPDAKIRIFDLGRKKAKVDEFPLCGHMVSDEYEQLSSEALEAARICANKYMVKSCGKDGFHIRVRLHPFHVIRINKMLSCAGADRLQTGMRGAFGKPQGTVARVHIGQVIMSIRTKVQNKEHVIEALRRAKFKFPGRQKIHISKKWGFTKFNADEFEDMIAQKRLIPDGCGVKYIPSRGPLDKWRALHQ from the exons ATGGGCCGCCGTCCCGCCCGCTG TTATAGGTATTGTAAAAACAAGCCGTACCCCAAGTCCCGGTTCTGCAGAGGAGTTCCTG ATGCCAAGATAAGAATCTTCGATCTTGGTAGGAAGAAAGCAAAAGTGGATGAGTTCCCATTGTGTGGCCACATGGTATCAGATGAGTATGAACAGCTGTCTTCAGAAG CCTTAGAAGCAGCACGCATCTGTGCCAACAAATACATGGTGAAGAGTTGTGGCAAGGATGGTTTTCACATCCGTGTGCGCCTGCATCCTTTCCATGTCATCCGCATCAATAAGATGCTGTCCTGTGCTGGAGCTGATAG GCTCCAGACTGGCATGCGAGGGGCTTTTGGGAAGCCCCAGGGCACTGTAGCCCGGGTTCACATTGGCCAAGTCATCATGTCGATTCGAACCAAGGTCCAGAACAAAGAGCATGTGATTGAAGCTTTGCGTAGAGCCAAGTTCAAGTTCCCTGGCCGCCAGAAG ATTCACATCTCCAAGAAGTGGGGTTTCACCAAGTTCAATGCTGATGAGTTTGAGGATATGATAGCTCAGAAGCGCCTCATTCCTGACGGCTGTGGGGTTAAGTATATCCCCAGCCGTGGCCCCTTGGACAAGTGGCGGGCACTCCACCAGT